The Solanum lycopersicum chromosome 9, SLM_r2.1 genome window below encodes:
- the LOC101254726 gene encoding formin-like protein 1: protein MLPSFFIFLLLFSVAVSAKNRRVLHQPFFPQDSYPPSSSTTPKYPFDSSSTPNNNTPFFPSFPSPPPPSAYASFPANISSLILPHSPKSKNISSKLIATAIASVLAAILLIFSAIFVHRRRGRNHDSNDNKTHRSNSSTADPTNIPKLQRPSQTSSEFLYLGTMVSAHNPPPPTSTKVDSPEIHPLPPLHGHRSAHVTTEDDDEFYSPTQSLDGRGSSIGTGSASRRDFAAVDANNFAASTSSSSCSSSTSDSGVSLSISPPVSLSPKNSQPKSPEVLALPTAPLPHYHSPPLADFVPILVINGESDSPSPPSSSSPERYSSRSIDSSPRISDVWDQNVESPIRISNHIQQNAPVSVPPPPPLPLLISIPARVQPPPPPPPPPPPVKNWDSPKTPTPPISKPLSRPPVLVTPLRPIELDSPVLISPMELPCNKQTIEKNEQSIEGLSSDSGGNNEETPKPKLKTLHWDKVRASSDREMVWDQLKSSSFKLDEEMIESLFIVKNPTLNPKEMTRRPLLPSQSQENRVLDPKKSQNIAILLRALNVTVEEVCEALLEGNADALGTELLESLLKMAPSKEEECKLKDYKDDTPFKLGSAEKFLKAVLDIPFSFKRVDAMLYISNFDSEVDYLKKSFETLEAACEELRSNRMFLKLLEAVLKTGNRMNVGTNRGDAHAFKLDTLLKLVDVKGADGKTTLLHFVVQEIIRSEGARLSGGDQDQQSAMNDDFKCRKLGLQVVSNLSSEVVNVKKAAAMDSEVLHSEVLKLSKGIGNIAEVVRSTEAVGLKESSIERFSESMRRFMKMAEDEIIRLQALESVAMSLVKEITEYFHGNSAREEAHPFRIFMVVRDFLMVLDRVCKEVGMINERTVVSSAHKFPVPVNPNLQPTISWLTAKWQHSSSDEDSLSAHSQH, encoded by the exons ATgcttccttctttcttcatcttcctcctcctcttctCCGTCGCTGTCTCTGCCAAGAACCGCCGTGTTCTTCATCAGCCATTTTTCCCACAAGATTCATATCCACCTTCTTCCTCTACTACTCCTAAATACCCTTTTGATTCTTCTTCTACTCCTAATAACAACACTCCCTTTTTCCCCTCTTTCCCTTCTCCTCCACCACCTTCTGCTTATGCTTCTTTTCCTGCTAATATTTCTTCTCTTATCCTTCCTCATTCACCCAAATccaaaaatatttcatctaaACTTATAGCTACTGCCATCGCCTCTGTTCTTGCTGCTATTCTTCTTATCTTCTCTGCTATCTTTGTCCacagaagaagaggaagaaatcATGATTCAAATGATAACAAAACACACAGATCTAATAGCAGCACTGCAGACCCAACTAATATTCCTAAATTACAAAGACCATCTCAGACCAGTTCTGAATTTCTATACTTGGGTACTATGGTTAGTGCACACAATCCTCCCCCTCCTACTTCAACAAAAGTGGACTCACCAGAGATCCACCCGTTGCCCCCATTACATGGACACAGGAGTGCACATGTTACAACTGAAGATGATGACGAGTTCTACTCCCCAACTCAATCTTTAGATGGTAGGGGAAGTTCCATCGGAACTGGATCGGCTTCGCGCAGGGATTTTGCTGCCGTTGACGCCAACAATTTTGCTGCCTCCACCTCATCTTCTTCATGCTCCTCTTCCACTTCCGATTCGGGTGTATCGCTGAGCATTTCTCCACCCGTCAGTTTGAGTCCGAAAAATTCACAGCCCAAGTCACCCGAAGTACTTGCTCTTCCTACTGCTCCGCTACCTCACTATCATTCTCCACCGCTAGCAGATTTTGTACCTATATTGGTCATTAACGGGGAATCTGATTCACCATCTCCGCCCAGTTCATCATCTCCCGAGAGATATTCAAGCAGAAGTATTGACTCATCACCCAGAATTTCCGATGTTTGGGATCAGAATGTTGAATCTCCCATAAGAATCAGCAATCACATACAGCAGAATGCACCAGTTTCAGTTCCACCACCACCGCCACTTCCTCTTTTGATTAGTATTCCGGCTCGCGTACAGCCTCCACCACCGCCACCGCCACCGCCACCACCAGTTAAAAATTGGGATAGTCCAAAAACTCCAACACCACCAATTTCAAAGCCACTATCTAGACCTCCAGTTCTTGTAACTCCTTTAAGACCCATAGAACTTGATAGTCCAGTGCTGATTTCCCCAATGGAGTTGCCTTGTAATAAGCAAACCATTGAGAAGAATGAGCAGAGTATAGAAGGCTTATCGAGTGATTCTGGTGGGAACAATGAGGAAACTCCAAAACCAAAGTTGAAGACTTTGCATTGGGATAAAGTAAGAGCTAGTTCTGATCGGGAAATGGTGTGGGATCAACTGAAATCAAGTTCATTTAA ATTGGATGAGGAGATGATAGAAAGCTTGTTTATTGTGAAGAACCCAACTCTAAATCCAAAAGAAATGACTAGACGCCCTCTTCTTCCCTCGCAGAGCCAAGAGAATAGGGTACTTGATCCAAAGAAGTCACAAAATATTGCAATTTTGCTAAGAGCACTAAATGTAACTGTTGAGGAAGTATGTGAAGCCCTTTTAGAAG GAAATGCTGATGCCCTAGGGACTGAGCTCCTTGAGAGTTTATTGAAGATGGCTCCATCCAAAGAAGAAGAATGCAAGCTGAAAGACTATAAAGATGATACTCCGTTTAAGCTTGGGTCAGCCGAGAAGTTTCTCAAGGCAGTGCTTGATATACCTTTTTCATTCAAAAGGGTAGATGCTATGCTGtacatatcaaattttgattcTGAGGTTGACTACCTCAAAAAGTCATTTGAAACTCTGGAG GCTGCTTGTGAAGAGTTGAGAAGCAATAGAATGTTCTTAAAGCTTCTGGAAGCAGTTCTGAAGACCGGTAACCGcatgaatgttgggacaaatCGGGGTGATGCACATGCGTTCAAACTAGATACCCTTCTAAAGCTTGTAGATGTGAAGGGAGCTGATGGGAAAACAACCCTCTTGCATTTTGTGGTACAGGAGATCATAAGAAGTGAAGGTGCTCGTCTTTCTGGGGGAGATCAAGATCAACAGTCGGCCATGAACGATGACTTCAAGTGCCGGAAGCTTGGCCTCCAAGTTGTTTCGAACCTTAGTTCAGAGGTTGTAAATGTTAAGAAAGCTGCTGCTATGGATTCAGAAGTGCTTCATAGTGAGGTGTTAAAACTTTCTAAAGGGATTGGAAACATTGCTGAAGTTGTCCGATCAACTGAAGCAGTTGGCTTGAAGGAAAGCAGCATAGAAAGATTTTCGGAGTCCATGAGAAGGTTTATGAAAATGGCAGAAGATGAGATCATAAGGCTCCAAGCTCTAGAAAGTGTTGCCATGTCGTTGGTGAAAGAAATAACTGAATACTTCCATGGAAATTCAGCGAGAGAAGAGGCTCACCCTTTTAGGATCTTTATGGTGGTAAGAGACTTCCTAATGGTTCTTGATCGCGTTTGCAAAGAAGTTGGAATGATAAATGAACGTACAGTAGTCAGTTCTGCCCACAAGTTTCCAGTTCCAGTAAATCCAAATCTACAGCCTACCATTAGCTGGTTAACAGCAAAATGGCAGCATAGTTCATCAGACGAGGACAGTTTATCTGCTCATTCGCAACATTAG